The following proteins are co-located in the Desulfoscipio sp. XC116 genome:
- a CDS encoding efflux RND transporter periplasmic adaptor subunit: MKNKKLLIIPVLIIVAVVWGLLQHRGVAVEVFTVAARDVTDSVIENGTVRIGDNIRIISDVSGAVADISAVEGGFVEAGEVIAVIDKINYENEINARLSAVAAYAAQSREAGANESYDKKDVQYSIRQIAVQREELQNDRELRRQDYEKGLVLYENGAIPKNDLDQLEKGFVNAELAVNAVDIQLDALRAKLDNDHAGAVSERMEALIEGEQAAISNLEKKVANCAIKAPASGFISDLAVKEISHVYEGQTVATIKAQDSLTVKAQLLTGYEPYLAVGDKVKITHKLKGGDMVYDGVINEIYDFAGETISALGLKEYRVDVVIALEDSKAALKPGYEVTVEFPLFSAQKQIVVPNGAVFDVDDNDYVFKIQGGKAVRTPVTVSYKSNTETVIASGVAVGDRVVADANVEGLADGVKISF, from the coding sequence TGACGGACTCCGTAATTGAGAACGGGACGGTCCGGATTGGCGACAACATCAGGATTATTTCCGATGTTTCGGGCGCGGTGGCGGATATTTCAGCCGTCGAGGGCGGCTTTGTGGAAGCGGGCGAGGTCATTGCGGTTATCGACAAAATTAATTATGAAAACGAAATCAACGCCCGTTTAAGCGCCGTTGCCGCCTATGCGGCGCAAAGCCGGGAGGCGGGCGCAAACGAAAGCTATGACAAAAAGGATGTGCAATATTCCATCCGGCAGATTGCCGTCCAAAGGGAGGAACTGCAAAACGATCGGGAACTGCGCCGCCAGGATTATGAAAAGGGGCTGGTGCTGTACGAAAACGGCGCAATACCGAAAAATGATCTGGATCAGCTGGAGAAGGGCTTTGTAAATGCCGAACTGGCCGTGAACGCTGTGGATATACAGCTCGACGCACTGCGCGCCAAACTGGACAACGATCACGCGGGGGCTGTGTCGGAACGGATGGAGGCGTTGATTGAGGGAGAACAGGCGGCGATAAGCAACCTGGAGAAAAAAGTGGCCAACTGCGCGATAAAGGCCCCGGCTTCAGGTTTTATCAGTGATCTGGCTGTTAAGGAGATTTCCCATGTTTATGAGGGCCAGACCGTTGCCACCATCAAGGCGCAGGATAGCCTGACGGTGAAGGCGCAGCTTCTGACCGGCTATGAGCCTTATCTGGCGGTGGGCGACAAGGTGAAAATCACTCACAAGCTAAAAGGGGGGGACATGGTCTATGATGGCGTGATTAACGAAATTTATGATTTTGCCGGCGAAACCATCTCGGCTTTGGGGCTGAAGGAATACCGGGTGGATGTCGTGATAGCGCTGGAAGACAGCAAAGCGGCCCTTAAGCCCGGTTATGAGGTGACGGTGGAATTTCCGCTTTTCAGTGCCCAAAAGCAAATTGTGGTGCCAAACGGGGCGGTATTTGATGTGGACGATAACGATTATGTGTTTAAAATCCAGGGCGGAAAGGCGGTACGCACCCCTGTAACCGTGTCCTATAAAAGCAATACTGAAACCGTAATCGCTTCGGGAGTGGCAGTGGGTGACCGGGTGGTTGCCGATGCCAATGTGGAGGGACTGGCCGATGGCGTTAA